A section of the Kribbella sp. HUAS MG21 genome encodes:
- a CDS encoding protein-arginine deiminase family protein produces the protein MRRWIAAVATLLTATAPTLPAWSTTVGASPGDAGAVRLTADVDRDGVLTPADDAGEGDWTAGRGAVFLPNLDDDERRCTVDAGDLEAVGRVVDDRLAACHDAGDERINGVRDLADLAPLAVDALRNVSDAASGTVTVFPVDKARVFAGGRPVGTLSAKELRRGVKLYLEGRDVVRDRKKWDGQVTVTVAVTDRGRSSADTVRLRVAPLMLQNDLQPAQTVLAGRPAKGDGWWGGDAPYPDGVPGEWRPFAQTLRKATTATGARLRFLQGTPSGWKDMWLQDTFEPATASMPAVGGPQTLRILIRSGNVWDFDGTATPRPAGRLLFRDLRGPDVGIVQELADKASPGLDDLLNMGGNIETLPPYDGYPHGRIVYGSGARRPDPGFITMVTSQGYQPPVVIDTSWLMIGHADETTHVVRANNARGWTLAVADPRLAVQLLRDVQRQGGGSQRLFADTNAKHKPTVDELLRTGVQGNEEAAAHIDEQLEILLKATGLRTDELVRLPVFFTKVPGYGLLKALTPDLVNGLSLTDRQFAAPDPHGPRLHGRDVFRQAAGRALARSGVRVHWVEDFFWAHLGGGEVHCATNALRDTSRVTPWWSGNVASGTSTR, from the coding sequence ATGAGACGCTGGATCGCAGCCGTCGCCACCCTCCTGACCGCCACCGCCCCCACCCTCCCAGCGTGGAGCACAACCGTGGGCGCGTCGCCGGGTGACGCGGGTGCGGTGCGGCTGACTGCGGATGTGGATCGGGATGGGGTGCTCACCCCGGCCGACGATGCCGGTGAGGGTGACTGGACTGCTGGGCGGGGTGCGGTCTTCTTGCCTAATTTGGATGATGACGAGCGGCGGTGCACGGTCGACGCGGGTGATCTCGAGGCGGTCGGGCGGGTGGTTGATGATCGGCTTGCTGCTTGTCATGATGCGGGGGACGAGCGGATCAACGGGGTCCGGGACCTGGCGGATCTGGCGCCGTTGGCGGTTGATGCTTTGCGCAACGTTTCGGATGCGGCCAGCGGTACGGTGACGGTTTTTCCGGTGGACAAGGCTCGGGTGTTCGCCGGTGGGCGGCCCGTTGGCACGCTGTCCGCGAAAGAGCTGCGCCGCGGAGTGAAGCTGTACCTCGAAGGGCGCGACGTCGTCCGCGATCGAAAGAAGTGGGACGGTCAGGTCACCGTCACGGTGGCCGTCACGGACCGCGGGCGGAGCAGCGCCGACACCGTCCGGCTCCGCGTCGCGCCGCTCATGTTGCAGAACGATCTGCAGCCCGCGCAGACCGTCCTCGCCGGCCGCCCGGCGAAGGGCGACGGGTGGTGGGGCGGCGACGCGCCGTACCCGGACGGCGTACCAGGCGAGTGGCGGCCCTTCGCCCAAACGTTGCGTAAGGCAACCACCGCCACCGGCGCCCGCCTGCGATTCCTGCAAGGTACGCCGAGCGGCTGGAAGGACATGTGGTTGCAGGACACCTTCGAGCCGGCGACCGCGAGCATGCCGGCCGTCGGCGGGCCGCAGACCCTGCGCATCCTCATCCGCTCCGGCAACGTCTGGGACTTCGACGGTACCGCCACCCCACGCCCGGCCGGACGGCTGCTGTTCCGCGACCTCCGCGGCCCCGACGTCGGCATCGTCCAGGAGCTCGCCGACAAGGCCTCCCCCGGCCTCGACGACCTGCTGAACATGGGCGGCAACATCGAGACGCTCCCGCCGTACGACGGTTATCCGCACGGGCGGATCGTCTACGGATCGGGCGCCCGTCGGCCCGATCCGGGCTTCATCACGATGGTGACGAGCCAGGGGTACCAGCCGCCGGTGGTGATCGACACGTCCTGGCTGATGATCGGCCACGCGGACGAGACCACGCACGTGGTGCGCGCGAACAACGCCCGCGGCTGGACGCTCGCGGTCGCCGACCCGCGCCTCGCCGTACAGCTGTTGCGCGACGTGCAACGTCAAGGTGGCGGCAGTCAGCGCCTGTTCGCGGACACCAACGCGAAACACAAGCCGACCGTCGACGAACTGCTGCGCACCGGCGTCCAAGGCAACGAGGAAGCCGCCGCGCACATCGACGAGCAGCTGGAGATCCTGCTCAAGGCCACCGGACTCCGAACCGACGAGTTGGTCCGGCTGCCGGTGTTCTTCACCAAGGTCCCCGGCTACGGACTGCTGAAGGCCCTCACCCCCGACCTGGTGAACGGCCTCTCACTCACCGACCGCCAGTTCGCCGCCCCGGACCCGCACGGCCCGCGGCTGCACGGCCGGGACGTCTTCCGCCAGGCGGCCGGGCGCGCCCTCGCGCGGAGCGGCGTCCGCGTGCACTGGGTCGAGGACTTCTTCTGGGCGCACCTCGGCGGCGGTGAGGTGCACTGTGCGACGAACGCGCTCCGCGACACCAGCCGCGTCACGCCCTGGTGGTCCGGAAACGTAGCGTCGGGTACGTCGACTCGATGA
- a CDS encoding DUF3152 domain-containing protein, whose translation MIGTAGTLLRFQVGIERGIAGIDPDEFARFVRATYGGSQGWASRGAWRFRQVGPETKPDFTLLLVTPHTRDLICGSAPDRYTSCRIGNFVVLNVARWVHGVPRYGAALTTYRHYMINHETGHRLGRGHELCPGPGRPAPVMQQQTLGLHGCTANAWPYLNGQPYNGRLGQYDDPIPHS comes from the coding sequence GTGATTGGGACGGCGGGCACGTTGCTGCGGTTTCAGGTTGGGATTGAGCGTGGGATCGCGGGGATCGACCCGGACGAGTTCGCGCGGTTCGTGCGGGCGACGTACGGCGGTTCGCAAGGGTGGGCGTCGCGCGGGGCGTGGCGGTTTCGGCAGGTTGGGCCTGAGACCAAGCCGGACTTCACGTTGCTGCTGGTCACGCCGCACACGCGGGATCTGATCTGTGGTTCGGCGCCGGATCGGTACACGAGCTGCCGGATCGGGAACTTCGTCGTGCTCAACGTCGCCCGCTGGGTGCACGGTGTCCCGCGGTACGGCGCTGCGCTGACGACGTACCGGCACTACATGATCAACCACGAGACCGGCCACCGCCTCGGCCGCGGCCACGAGCTGTGTCCGGGCCCTGGCCGCCCGGCGCCGGTCATGCAGCAGCAGACGCTAGGTCTCCACGGCTGCACGGCCAACGCCTGGCCCTACCTGAACGGCCAGCCCTACAACGGCCGGCTGGGGCAGTACGACGACCCGATCCCTCACTCCTGA
- a CDS encoding VOC family protein: protein MFRDTKAFSGFSVDDIPVAKEFYGTTLGIDVTEEHGMLQLRIAGGNPVLVYPKDNHVPAEYTTLNFPVDDIEATARELIARGIVFERYGEGQDELGIQRGEGPLIAWFKDPAGNVLSIIQE from the coding sequence ATGTTTCGTGACACCAAGGCGTTCAGCGGGTTCTCGGTCGACGACATCCCGGTGGCGAAGGAGTTCTACGGTACGACGCTGGGTATCGACGTGACCGAGGAACACGGGATGCTGCAGCTGCGGATCGCGGGCGGGAACCCGGTGCTCGTGTATCCGAAGGACAACCACGTGCCGGCCGAGTACACCACGCTCAACTTCCCGGTCGACGACATCGAGGCGACGGCGCGCGAGCTGATCGCGCGGGGGATTGTGTTCGAGCGGTACGGCGAAGGGCAGGACGAGCTCGGGATCCAGCGCGGCGAGGGGCCGTTGATCGCGTGGTTCAAGGACCCGGCAGGCAACGTGTTGTCGATCATTCAGGAGTGA
- a CDS encoding MarR family transcriptional regulator yields the protein MTIEDARTRPLSEGTEEEPLVPNALVVPERVIGGVVPSPVRTGPAGIAAVQTEHLISDVGDALRLLDAVERVRGHAHPLILGLQEAIGIKMPAALVLSAIANGRGTADEVARQVGITPGEAELAIADLEALGMVRTAPTLTVTSMGQARLSQLDGLTVRVLDVITGILGPTDAAHLVRLLHTVADGLESASVAAAVNPVHPEVVAP from the coding sequence GTGACCATCGAAGACGCACGCACCAGACCGCTCTCCGAGGGAACCGAGGAGGAGCCGCTCGTGCCGAACGCCCTCGTCGTCCCCGAACGGGTGATCGGCGGCGTCGTGCCCTCGCCGGTGCGTACCGGCCCGGCGGGGATCGCGGCCGTCCAGACCGAGCACCTGATCAGCGACGTCGGCGACGCGCTCCGGTTGCTCGACGCGGTCGAGCGCGTCCGCGGCCACGCGCATCCGCTGATCCTCGGCCTGCAGGAGGCGATCGGGATCAAGATGCCGGCGGCCCTGGTGCTGAGCGCGATCGCGAACGGCCGCGGCACCGCCGACGAGGTCGCCCGGCAGGTCGGCATCACGCCCGGCGAGGCGGAGCTGGCGATCGCCGACCTGGAGGCGCTCGGCATGGTCCGGACCGCACCGACGCTGACCGTCACCTCGATGGGCCAGGCCCGGCTGTCGCAGCTCGACGGCCTCACGGTCCGGGTACTCGACGTGATCACCGGGATCCTCGGCCCGACCGACGCCGCGCACCTGGTCCGCCTTCTGCATACGGTCGCCGACGGCCTCGAATCGGCCTCCGTGGCCGCTGCCGTCAATCCTGTTCACCCGGAGGTTGTTGCGCCTTAG
- a CDS encoding SDR family oxidoreductase — protein MQLRAKRALIIGGGGGGIGRATTEAFGNEGAAVVVADLDPRRAEEAADAVRAAGGSAYPISGDVRSATDIEAMVAGAVEQLGGLDVLVTVVGGQVAFVPAVKLHEMADEDWDTIYEVNLRYVARAVRAALRVFLDQGTGGAIVSVGSVTGFMAAPEQAAYGVMKAGLLSLARTVAAEYARDGIRMNVAAAGAIATAVANAVVDAGVVEEIPAGRFGRSAEVAAAVVYLASDAASYVTGQQLVLDGGVSVRGPFG, from the coding sequence ATGCAGCTACGAGCGAAACGCGCCTTGATCATCGGCGGCGGTGGCGGCGGTATCGGCCGCGCGACGACTGAGGCCTTCGGCAACGAAGGCGCCGCGGTGGTGGTCGCGGACCTCGACCCGCGGCGCGCCGAGGAGGCCGCCGACGCGGTGCGTGCGGCGGGCGGTTCGGCGTACCCGATCTCCGGTGACGTCCGCTCGGCGACGGACATCGAGGCGATGGTCGCGGGGGCGGTCGAGCAACTCGGCGGCCTCGACGTGCTTGTCACGGTCGTCGGCGGGCAGGTCGCGTTCGTGCCCGCGGTGAAGTTGCACGAGATGGCCGACGAGGACTGGGACACGATCTACGAGGTCAATCTCCGGTACGTCGCCCGCGCGGTCCGGGCGGCGCTCCGCGTCTTCCTCGACCAGGGCACCGGCGGCGCGATCGTCAGCGTCGGGTCCGTCACCGGGTTCATGGCCGCGCCCGAGCAGGCGGCGTACGGCGTGATGAAGGCCGGACTGCTCAGCCTGGCGCGGACCGTCGCCGCGGAGTACGCCCGGGACGGGATCCGGATGAACGTCGCCGCGGCCGGCGCGATCGCGACCGCGGTCGCCAACGCCGTCGTCGACGCGGGGGTCGTCGAGGAGATCCCGGCCGGCCGGTTCGGGCGCTCCGCGGAGGTCGCCGCGGCCGTCGTGTACCTGGCCTCGGACGCGGCGTCGTACGTCACCGGGCAGCAGCTCGTGCTGGACGGCGGCGTCTCGGTCCGGGGGCCGTTCGGGTAA
- a CDS encoding VOC family protein yields MAKPVLNSMLLGSADAERLKAWYRDGFRAEVDGYGNLDLGGFGLVIEQRDDVAGKNAEPGRHIVNFAVDDIEAAAGHLRTLDVTWLVHPEDRGIGWFATVIDPDGNYVQLIQMKPEYYAGK; encoded by the coding sequence GTGGCTAAGCCCGTTCTGAACAGCATGTTGCTCGGTAGTGCCGACGCCGAGCGGTTGAAGGCTTGGTACCGCGACGGCTTCCGGGCGGAGGTCGACGGGTACGGGAACCTGGACCTCGGCGGGTTCGGTCTGGTGATCGAGCAGCGCGACGACGTCGCGGGCAAGAACGCCGAGCCCGGGCGGCACATCGTGAACTTCGCGGTCGACGACATCGAGGCCGCGGCCGGCCACCTGCGGACCCTGGACGTGACCTGGCTGGTGCACCCGGAGGATCGGGGCATCGGCTGGTTCGCGACCGTGATCGACCCGGACGGCAATTACGTCCAGCTCATCCAGATGAAACCGGAGTACTACGCCGGAAAGTGA
- a CDS encoding PHP domain-containing protein — MGHTHSHGHGHGHGHGHGHDHEHHQPNTELDQATLAALDESVPDRELSPAEVSRRALLRSAGILGGTAALAVSGAQLAAATAPRDGWVFQQGSRPNVWLAGDHHIHTQLSSDGMYRVIDQARHATAYGLDWLVITDHGGATHARIGVDLVNPQIKAARAELRDTLIFQGLEWNIPAAEHGTVFVAPGSREVEVLKQFENSYDGSVKGASANSPANEALAVSGIQWLGQQVDRRRVADALFLANHPARNGIDSPHEIRNWRDADPRIAIGFEGAPGHQAAGLPKPLGGGSARGYYGNAQNPNSFPGYPAESYRTWGGFDWMTATVGGLWDSLLAEGKPWWITANSDSHVNWNETARRPDGSSQAQFDRDGRYMDPVYGNTVNTTAGDFWPGFYSRTHVGADRRDYLAVMEGLRNGRVWVDHGALVKGVEVEVREVGKRYGEPLGGALLVKKGRPIELVVRITTQTLPNWANFVPALNRVDVIRGSVTGPVGDKDTMTAPDTKVVKQWDTAGKRGTFELVYPLGPAEEAQYVRVRGTDGNRSQPGYLGAAVDPAGPKLDVVGDADPWVDLWFYTNPIWVLPK, encoded by the coding sequence ATGGGCCACACGCACTCGCACGGTCATGGGCACGGGCACGGGCATGGGCACGGGCATGATCACGAGCATCACCAGCCGAACACCGAGTTGGACCAGGCGACGTTGGCCGCGCTCGACGAGTCGGTGCCGGATCGGGAGCTGTCGCCGGCGGAGGTGTCGCGGCGGGCGTTGCTGCGTTCGGCCGGGATCCTCGGTGGTACGGCGGCCCTCGCGGTCAGCGGCGCCCAGCTCGCCGCGGCGACCGCGCCGCGCGACGGGTGGGTCTTCCAGCAGGGCAGCCGGCCGAACGTCTGGCTGGCCGGCGATCACCACATCCACACCCAGCTGAGCTCCGACGGCATGTACCGCGTCATCGACCAGGCGCGGCACGCGACGGCGTACGGGCTGGACTGGCTGGTCATCACCGACCACGGCGGCGCGACGCACGCGCGGATCGGCGTCGACCTGGTCAACCCGCAGATCAAGGCGGCCCGCGCCGAGCTGCGCGACACGCTGATCTTCCAGGGCCTGGAGTGGAACATCCCGGCCGCCGAGCACGGCACGGTCTTCGTCGCGCCGGGCAGCCGCGAGGTCGAGGTCCTGAAGCAGTTCGAGAACAGCTACGACGGCAGCGTCAAGGGCGCGAGCGCGAACTCTCCGGCCAACGAGGCGCTCGCGGTGTCCGGCATCCAGTGGCTCGGCCAGCAGGTCGACCGGCGCCGGGTCGCGGACGCGCTGTTCCTGGCCAACCACCCGGCCCGCAACGGCATCGACAGCCCGCACGAGATCCGCAACTGGCGCGACGCCGACCCGCGGATCGCGATCGGCTTCGAGGGCGCCCCGGGCCACCAGGCGGCCGGCCTGCCGAAGCCGCTCGGCGGCGGCAGCGCGCGCGGGTACTACGGCAACGCGCAGAACCCGAACTCGTTCCCCGGCTACCCGGCCGAGAGCTACCGCACCTGGGGCGGCTTCGACTGGATGACCGCCACCGTCGGCGGCCTCTGGGACAGCCTGCTCGCCGAGGGCAAGCCCTGGTGGATCACCGCGAACTCCGACTCGCACGTGAACTGGAACGAGACCGCCCGCCGCCCCGACGGCTCCAGCCAGGCGCAGTTCGACCGCGACGGCCGCTACATGGACCCGGTCTACGGCAACACCGTGAACACCACGGCCGGCGACTTCTGGCCGGGTTTCTACAGCCGCACCCACGTCGGCGCCGACCGCCGCGACTACCTCGCGGTGATGGAGGGCCTGCGCAACGGCCGCGTCTGGGTCGACCACGGCGCGCTGGTCAAGGGCGTCGAGGTCGAGGTCCGCGAGGTCGGCAAGCGGTACGGCGAGCCGCTCGGCGGCGCGCTGCTCGTGAAGAAGGGCCGGCCGATCGAACTCGTCGTCCGGATCACCACGCAGACGCTGCCGAACTGGGCGAACTTCGTCCCGGCGCTGAACCGGGTCGACGTGATCCGCGGCTCGGTGACCGGCCCGGTCGGCGACAAGGACACGATGACCGCGCCGGACACCAAGGTCGTCAAGCAGTGGGACACCGCGGGCAAGCGCGGCACGTTCGAGCTCGTGTACCCGCTGGGCCCCGCCGAGGAGGCGCAGTACGTGCGGGTCCGCGGCACCGACGGGAACCGCAGCCAGCCCGGCTACCTCGGTGCGGCGGTGGACCCGGCCGGGCCGAAGCTCGACGTGGTCGGCGACGCGGACCCGTGGGTCGACCTCTGGTTCTACACCAACCCGATCTGGGTGCTCCCCAAGTAA
- a CDS encoding AAA family ATPase, with product MPNPVDAEQANLITFYAALDTERARTEARTADELLVRTRNAQALNQRDGRIRDLKLRQARLNAAEEGLYFGRLDTADGEILHIGRLGLHDDEYEPLLVDWRAPAARPFYVATAVANHGIVRRRHVQTRLRRVVDVQDEQLDLGREAADPSKPGTGVIGEAVLMKALEARRTGRMESIVQTIQADQDRIIRSELPGILVVQGGPGTGKTAIALHRAAFLLYTHREQLEKRGILVVGPNAAFLRFIGQVLPSLGEDGVRLVTIAELYPGLTATRPESPESAEVKGRTVMAEVIAQAVADRQWIPEQPVRVTVERTVLTLEPTVCEAVHARVRNRNLTHNQARPFVLNEITDHLTQQYADLIGTDPLDGEQLLDEYDLAELRNEVLAEPAVQALLENLWPLLSPQKLLEDLYGDEDRLASAAPQLSALDREHLLRYGADWSPADVPLLDEAAELLGDDGTEAARERAARARAIAYAQGALDVLSGSGSTDFDEDDDAEILTAKDILDAEALAERYEAEDDRTLADRAAADRRWTYGHVIVDEAQELSPMAWRAIARRCPLRSMTVVGDVAQTSSVGGGTTWAGALGETFGERWRLAELTLNYRTPAEVMELANAVLREVDPSARAPQSVRSTGVKPWHLDVPAAEQALTVYKMAAEETAYGEVGVITSRSRLELIQEAVDGLTGVTVLTAREAKGLEFDSVLVVDPDGIVIESPRGLRDLYVALTRCTQRLGVVGELPDVLRGSSAWG from the coding sequence TTGCCGAATCCGGTCGACGCCGAACAGGCCAACCTGATCACCTTCTACGCCGCGCTCGACACCGAGCGCGCGCGGACCGAGGCGCGGACCGCCGACGAACTGCTGGTCCGGACCCGCAACGCCCAGGCGCTGAACCAGCGCGACGGGCGGATCCGGGACCTCAAGCTCCGGCAGGCCCGGCTGAACGCCGCCGAGGAGGGGCTGTACTTCGGCCGCCTGGACACCGCCGACGGCGAGATCCTGCACATCGGGCGGCTCGGCCTGCACGACGACGAGTACGAACCGCTGCTCGTCGACTGGCGCGCCCCCGCCGCGCGGCCGTTCTACGTCGCGACCGCGGTCGCCAACCACGGCATCGTCCGCCGCCGGCACGTCCAGACCCGGCTGCGCCGCGTGGTCGACGTCCAGGACGAGCAACTCGACCTCGGCCGGGAGGCCGCCGACCCGTCGAAGCCCGGTACCGGCGTGATCGGCGAGGCCGTGCTGATGAAGGCACTCGAGGCGCGCCGCACCGGCCGGATGGAGTCGATCGTCCAGACGATCCAGGCCGACCAGGACCGGATCATCCGCTCCGAACTGCCCGGAATCCTGGTCGTCCAGGGCGGGCCCGGCACCGGGAAGACCGCGATCGCGCTGCACCGCGCGGCATTTCTGCTCTACACGCATCGCGAACAACTGGAAAAGCGCGGAATTCTCGTCGTCGGGCCGAATGCGGCGTTCCTGCGGTTCATCGGCCAGGTGCTGCCGTCGCTCGGTGAGGACGGCGTACGACTCGTCACGATCGCCGAGCTGTACCCGGGCCTGACCGCCACCCGCCCGGAATCGCCGGAGAGCGCCGAGGTGAAGGGCCGGACCGTGATGGCCGAGGTGATCGCGCAGGCGGTCGCCGATCGCCAGTGGATCCCCGAGCAGCCGGTGCGGGTGACCGTCGAGCGGACCGTGCTGACACTCGAGCCGACGGTCTGCGAGGCGGTCCACGCGCGCGTGCGCAACCGCAACCTGACCCACAACCAGGCGCGGCCGTTCGTGCTCAACGAGATCACCGATCACCTCACCCAGCAGTACGCCGACCTGATCGGTACCGATCCTCTCGACGGCGAGCAGTTGCTCGACGAGTACGACCTGGCCGAGCTGCGCAACGAGGTCCTCGCCGAGCCCGCCGTACAAGCGCTCCTCGAGAACCTGTGGCCGTTGCTCAGTCCGCAGAAGCTGCTCGAGGACCTGTACGGCGACGAGGACCGGCTCGCGTCCGCGGCGCCGCAGCTGTCGGCACTGGATCGCGAGCACCTGCTGCGGTACGGCGCCGACTGGAGTCCGGCCGACGTACCGCTGCTCGACGAGGCGGCGGAGCTGCTCGGTGACGACGGGACCGAGGCGGCGCGGGAGCGGGCGGCCCGGGCACGCGCGATCGCTTATGCACAAGGCGCTCTGGACGTGCTGTCCGGGTCCGGGTCGACGGACTTCGACGAGGACGACGACGCGGAGATCCTGACCGCGAAGGACATCCTCGACGCCGAGGCGCTGGCCGAGCGGTACGAGGCCGAGGACGACCGGACGCTCGCCGACCGGGCCGCCGCCGACCGGCGGTGGACGTACGGGCATGTGATCGTCGACGAGGCGCAGGAGCTGTCGCCGATGGCGTGGCGGGCGATCGCGCGCCGGTGCCCGCTGCGGTCGATGACGGTGGTCGGCGACGTGGCGCAGACGAGTTCCGTCGGTGGCGGGACGACGTGGGCCGGGGCGCTCGGCGAGACGTTCGGCGAGCGCTGGCGGCTGGCCGAGCTGACGTTGAACTATCGCACGCCGGCCGAGGTGATGGAACTCGCGAACGCCGTACTGCGCGAGGTCGACCCGTCGGCGCGGGCTCCGCAGTCGGTCCGGTCCACGGGCGTGAAGCCCTGGCATCTCGACGTACCGGCGGCTGAGCAGGCGTTGACCGTCTACAAGATGGCTGCCGAGGAGACGGCGTACGGCGAGGTCGGCGTGATCACGTCCCGCAGCCGGCTCGAGCTGATCCAGGAGGCGGTCGACGGGCTCACCGGCGTCACGGTGCTGACCGCGCGCGAGGCGAAGGGTCTCGAGTTCGACTCGGTCCTGGTCGTCGACCCCGACGGCATCGTCATCGAGTCACCCCGCGGCCTCCGCGACCTGTACGTCGCCCTCACCCGCTGCACCCAACGCCTGGGCGTCGTCGGCGAACTCCCCGACGTACTACGAGGCTCGTCGGCTTGGGGATAG
- a CDS encoding M4 family metallopeptidase: MFHGIVPPYLLEQLERTAADPNVRARIRQSLRHDAVLRTRPAAGREPAAAAGGRKRAVYDAENGTDLPGTLARSEGDEPVRDEVVNQAYDGTGATWDMYQQCFGRDSIDGAGLVLSSTVHFDRGYANAFWDGARMVFGDGDGEIFGHFTAAIDVTGHELTHGVTQYTANLVYEGQSGALNESLSDVFGSLAKQHALGQSAAEADWLIGAGLFLPGVQGVALRSMKEPGTAYDDPRLGKDPQPADMSGYVDTDDDNGGVHINSGIPNRAFYLVATELGGNAYDDAGRIWYTTLTSGNLPQSADFKTFATATQTAARTLFGEDAPQLAAVTNAWQTVGVLDSDSELLTAAQSGLQPSAPPSQPPPEREGSAG; this comes from the coding sequence GTGTTCCACGGAATCGTCCCGCCGTACCTGCTCGAGCAGCTCGAGCGGACCGCGGCCGACCCGAACGTCCGGGCCCGGATCCGGCAGTCGCTGCGGCACGACGCAGTCCTGCGCACGCGGCCCGCGGCCGGCCGGGAACCCGCCGCCGCGGCGGGCGGCCGGAAGCGCGCGGTGTACGACGCCGAGAACGGCACCGACCTGCCCGGGACGCTCGCCCGGTCCGAGGGCGACGAGCCCGTCCGGGACGAGGTGGTCAACCAGGCGTACGACGGCACCGGCGCGACCTGGGACATGTACCAGCAGTGCTTCGGGCGCGACTCGATCGACGGCGCCGGGCTGGTGCTCAGCTCTACGGTGCACTTCGACCGCGGGTACGCGAACGCGTTCTGGGACGGCGCGCGGATGGTGTTCGGCGACGGGGACGGCGAGATCTTCGGCCACTTCACGGCCGCGATCGACGTCACGGGTCACGAGCTGACGCACGGCGTCACGCAGTACACCGCGAACCTCGTGTACGAAGGTCAGTCGGGTGCGCTGAACGAGAGCCTCTCGGACGTCTTCGGCTCGCTCGCGAAACAGCACGCGCTCGGCCAGAGCGCCGCGGAGGCTGATTGGCTGATCGGGGCCGGGTTGTTCCTGCCGGGCGTGCAAGGTGTCGCGCTGCGGTCGATGAAGGAGCCAGGGACGGCGTACGACGATCCGCGGCTGGGCAAGGACCCGCAACCGGCCGACATGTCCGGGTACGTCGACACGGACGACGACAACGGCGGCGTCCACATCAACTCCGGCATCCCGAACCGCGCGTTCTACCTGGTCGCAACGGAACTCGGCGGCAACGCGTACGACGACGCGGGCCGCATCTGGTACACGACGCTGACGTCCGGCAACCTGCCGCAATCCGCCGACTTCAAGACCTTCGCCACAGCCACCCAGACCGCCGCCCGCACCCTCTTCGGCGAAGACGCCCCACAACTGGCCGCAGTCACCAATGCCTGGCAGACAGTTGGGGTCCTCGACTCGGACTCCGAGTTGCTGACGGCTGCGCAGAGTGGGTTGCAGCCTTCGGCACCGCCTTCGCAGCCGCCGCCTGAGCGAGAGGGTTCTGCCGGGTGA
- a CDS encoding NAD(P)H-dependent oxidoreductase, which produces MTVHPLRLVVLTRNLEPGRFGTAVTRWFAREVERSDEFKLDLIDLSAVPLTDLPPRIADADAVIIVTAEYNHAYPGDVKTAIDAVRRPWYAKPVGFVVYGGRSGGLRAAEQLRLVFGELHAVTIRDSLGFREEDFTDAGEPADPTTNAAAAAMLRQLAWWARPLRDARADTPYPE; this is translated from the coding sequence GTGACAGTTCATCCGCTCCGGCTCGTCGTGCTGACGCGCAACCTCGAGCCGGGGCGGTTCGGTACCGCGGTCACGCGCTGGTTCGCGCGTGAGGTCGAGCGGTCCGACGAGTTCAAGCTCGACCTGATCGACCTGAGCGCCGTACCGCTGACCGACCTGCCGCCACGCATCGCCGACGCGGACGCCGTGATCATCGTCACGGCCGAGTACAACCACGCCTACCCCGGCGACGTGAAGACAGCGATCGACGCCGTACGCCGACCTTGGTACGCGAAGCCCGTCGGTTTCGTGGTGTACGGCGGACGCTCCGGCGGCCTGCGCGCTGCCGAGCAGCTCCGGCTCGTCTTCGGCGAGCTGCACGCGGTGACGATCCGCGACAGCCTCGGCTTCCGCGAAGAGGACTTCACCGACGCCGGCGAACCGGCGGACCCGACGACGAACGCGGCCGCCGCCGCGATGCTCCGCCAGCTCGCCTGGTGGGCCCGCCCGCTGCGCGACGCCCGCGCGGACACGCCGTACCCGGAATAG